A part of Bacillus thuringiensis genomic DNA contains:
- the kdpC gene encoding K(+)-transporting ATPase subunit C: MAKKQSILSPIIRITFTFLVLCGLIYPLIVTGIAQAVMKDNADGSLIYNDKNEVIGSKLIGQNFTDPRYFQGRVSSIEYKAEASGSNNYAPSDPDLSKRVEKSIEEWKKQNPTVPVTEVPIDLVTNSGSGLDPDISPKAASVQVERISKLTRIPKETLDQLIKDQTEGAALGLFGEDRVNVLKLNLELQKLLK, translated from the coding sequence ATGGCGAAGAAACAAAGTATACTATCACCAATCATCCGTATTACTTTTACATTTTTAGTGTTATGCGGCCTCATATACCCGCTTATTGTAACTGGTATTGCACAAGCAGTAATGAAGGATAATGCAGATGGAAGTCTAATATATAATGATAAAAATGAAGTGATTGGTTCTAAATTAATTGGGCAAAATTTCACAGATCCACGTTATTTTCAGGGGCGTGTTTCTAGTATTGAATATAAAGCAGAAGCATCTGGGTCTAATAACTATGCGCCTTCTGATCCAGATTTATCGAAACGAGTAGAGAAAAGTATTGAAGAGTGGAAGAAACAAAACCCAACTGTTCCAGTTACAGAGGTGCCAATCGATTTAGTGACGAATTCAGGTTCAGGGCTAGATCCTGACATTAGTCCGAAGGCGGCTTCCGTACAGGTAGAGCGCATCTCGAAATTAACGAGAATCCCAAAAGAAACGTTGGATCAGTTGATTAAAGATCAAACAGAAGGTGCAGCACTTGGTTTATTTGGAGAAGATCGCGTGAACGTTTTAAAGTTAAATTTGGAATTACAGAAACTACTGAAATAG
- the kdpDN gene encoding KdpD-like non-kinase potassium sensor (KdpDN resembles contains the N-terminal sensor region of KdpD but lacks the C-terminal histidine kinase region.), whose protein sequence is MSILYADDYKPTFQRRTPEEYLEYILQQNRGKLKLYVGAAPGVGKSYKMLFDAREMKKEGTDIVIGLIETHGRKETEEAIADLEKVPLKEIDYKGKVFYELDVEGIIKRAPQVVVVDELAHSNIPGSKNKKRYMDVQELLDAGISVLSAFNIQHLESVHDIVAQITNVKVRERIPDFILQKASEIQLVDATPEVLRKRLIDGKIYKEEKIEQSLQNFFTLNNLGALRELSLREVADDMDEKISQTVIEPIGVKEKILVCVQYSSTAEKLIRRGWRMADRLNAELYVLNVERENIDSLSAGKKQTIEEWKSLTNQFDASFVLEEAGGRKPADVIIEVAKKLQVTQILLGQSARTRWEEIRKGSIVNEIMRQTKYIDIHIVADQRA, encoded by the coding sequence GTGAGTATTTTGTATGCGGATGACTATAAACCCACTTTTCAAAGGCGAACACCAGAAGAGTATTTAGAATATATTCTTCAGCAAAACCGCGGGAAGTTAAAGCTATATGTAGGAGCGGCTCCAGGAGTAGGGAAAAGTTATAAAATGCTCTTTGATGCAAGAGAGATGAAAAAAGAAGGTACGGATATTGTAATTGGTTTAATTGAAACGCATGGAAGAAAAGAGACAGAAGAAGCAATTGCTGATTTAGAAAAAGTTCCTTTAAAAGAAATAGATTATAAAGGGAAAGTATTTTATGAACTCGATGTGGAAGGAATTATAAAACGTGCACCACAGGTAGTTGTAGTGGATGAACTTGCGCATAGCAATATTCCTGGATCTAAAAATAAGAAACGTTATATGGATGTACAGGAATTGCTAGATGCGGGTATATCCGTCTTATCAGCTTTTAATATTCAACATTTAGAAAGCGTTCATGATATTGTAGCACAAATTACAAATGTCAAAGTAAGAGAACGTATTCCGGATTTTATTTTACAAAAAGCAAGTGAAATTCAGCTTGTCGATGCAACGCCCGAGGTACTAAGGAAGAGATTAATAGACGGGAAGATATATAAAGAAGAAAAAATAGAGCAAAGCTTACAAAATTTCTTTACGCTCAATAATTTAGGGGCACTAAGAGAATTATCACTTCGGGAAGTTGCCGATGATATGGACGAGAAAATTAGCCAAACCGTTATAGAACCGATTGGTGTGAAAGAAAAAATTCTCGTTTGTGTACAATACAGTTCAACAGCAGAGAAGTTAATACGAAGAGGTTGGCGTATGGCGGATCGCTTAAACGCTGAATTGTATGTATTAAATGTTGAAAGGGAAAATATAGATTCGCTTTCAGCGGGGAAAAAGCAAACGATTGAAGAGTGGAAGTCGCTAACGAATCAATTTGATGCAAGTTTTGTATTAGAAGAAGCAGGCGGTAGAAAGCCGGCTGATGTTATTATTGAAGTCGCGAAAAAACTACAAGTAACGCAAATTTTACTCGGACAATCAGCAAGAACAAGGTGGGAAGAAATTCGAAAAGGTTCAATTGTAAATGAAATTATGAGGCAAACGAAGTATATTGATATTCATATCGTTGCGGATCAAAGAGCTTAA
- a CDS encoding NCS2 family permease translates to MFNLSKHKTSIKTEIMAGIITFLTMAYIIVVNPVILGDAGVPFEQAFTATIIAAVVGTLFMAIFTNLPIAIAPGMGLNAYFSYSVVKAHEGMTFAIAFSAVFVAGMILILLSFTSFRTKLMEAIPENLKHAITAGIGLFIAFIGLRLTGIVTKNDANLVGLGDLHSAPVLLALAGLGITIVLMSLNVNGALFIGMLLTGIIAFFTGQLTFSNGVTSMPGLPEGIIVSNPITAVSDVINYGLYGVVFSFFLVTLFDTTGTLLGVAQQGGFMKDGKLPKAGRALLSDSFSATIGSMFGTTPSTAYIESSAGVAAGGRTGLTTVTVAVLFALAAFFGPLVSAVSGVSAITAPSLIIVGSLMMGSVRHIDWDAFDEAFPAFLVILSMPLTSSIATGIALGFISYPLMKVAKGKFRSVHPLVYLFGILFAYQLIFLPH, encoded by the coding sequence ATGTTTAACCTTTCAAAACATAAAACTTCTATTAAAACTGAAATTATGGCAGGTATTATTACCTTCTTAACAATGGCATATATCATTGTCGTAAACCCTGTCATCCTTGGGGATGCAGGCGTTCCATTTGAACAAGCATTTACAGCAACAATTATCGCTGCTGTTGTCGGAACATTATTTATGGCGATCTTTACAAACTTACCAATCGCAATTGCACCAGGTATGGGATTAAATGCTTACTTCTCTTACTCTGTTGTAAAAGCTCATGAAGGCATGACTTTCGCAATTGCATTCTCTGCTGTATTCGTAGCAGGTATGATTTTAATTTTGTTATCATTCACATCTTTCCGTACAAAATTAATGGAAGCAATTCCTGAAAACTTAAAACATGCAATTACTGCTGGTATCGGTCTTTTCATCGCCTTTATCGGTTTACGTTTAACAGGTATCGTTACAAAAAACGATGCAAACTTAGTTGGACTTGGTGATCTTCACTCTGCTCCAGTACTACTAGCATTAGCTGGACTTGGAATTACAATTGTCCTTATGTCTTTAAATGTAAATGGTGCGCTATTTATCGGAATGCTATTAACTGGTATTATCGCTTTCTTCACAGGACAATTAACATTCTCAAACGGTGTTACATCAATGCCTGGATTACCAGAAGGAATTATCGTTTCAAATCCAATTACTGCTGTATCTGATGTAATTAACTACGGATTGTACGGCGTTGTATTTTCATTCTTCCTTGTTACATTATTCGATACAACAGGTACATTACTTGGTGTAGCTCAGCAAGGTGGCTTTATGAAAGATGGAAAGCTTCCAAAAGCTGGACGAGCTCTTCTATCTGACTCATTCTCAGCAACAATCGGTTCTATGTTTGGAACAACACCATCAACAGCTTACATTGAATCATCTGCTGGTGTTGCAGCTGGTGGTCGTACTGGTTTAACAACTGTTACAGTAGCTGTTCTATTCGCACTAGCAGCATTCTTCGGACCATTAGTAAGTGCCGTTTCTGGTGTATCAGCTATTACTGCACCATCATTAATTATCGTTGGTAGTCTTATGATGGGTTCAGTTCGCCACATCGATTGGGACGCATTTGATGAAGCATTCCCAGCATTCTTAGTAATCTTAAGCATGCCACTTACATCAAGTATCGCAACAGGTATCGCACTTGGATTTATTTCATACCCACTTATGAAAGTGGCAAAAGGTAAATTCCGTTCTGTTCACCCACTTGTATACTTATTTGGAATCTTGTTCGCTTATCAATTGATTTTCTTACCACATTAA
- the kdpA gene encoding potassium-transporting ATPase subunit KdpA, which yields MIWVAVVITMLLFILVAKPMGIYLEKAFQGSKKLDKVFGPFEKFIFKITGVKEYNQTWKQYALSLVLLNGFMIVVVYFIFRLQGVLPLNPAHIEGMEPTLAFNTAISFMADTNLQHYSGENGLSYLSQLIGITFLMFAAPATTLALVMAFIRGLAGKELGNFFVDFTRALTRVFLPIAFIAALVFVTLGVPQTLDGAVTAHTIEGAKQSILRGPVASFVSIKELGNNGGGFFGANSTHPFENPGQMSNILQMMLMMLLPTALPFTYGRMVGNKKQGRILFVSLFMVFLLGFITITTSELNGNPVLNEMGIQHVQGSTEGKEVRFGTVFSSLYATVTTAAETGAVNTMHDTLTPIGGLVPLVNMMLNTVYGGVGAGFVNIIMYAIIAVFISGLMVGRTPEFLGKKIEGKEMKLIAVTILFHPLLILGFSALALSTSLGTDAISHSGFHGLTQVVYEYTSSAANNGSGFEGLADNTPFWNITTGLVMFLGRYFSLITMLAVAASLKEKTVVPETVGTFRTDNSLFGGIFIGTIVIVGALTFFPMLVLGPIAEFLTLK from the coding sequence ATGATCTGGGTCGCAGTCGTTATTACAATGCTGTTGTTTATTCTTGTGGCAAAGCCAATGGGAATTTATTTAGAGAAAGCCTTTCAAGGGAGTAAAAAGCTAGATAAAGTATTCGGGCCTTTTGAAAAATTTATTTTTAAAATTACGGGTGTAAAAGAATACAATCAAACGTGGAAACAGTACGCGTTGTCATTAGTTTTATTAAATGGATTTATGATTGTTGTCGTATATTTCATTTTCAGACTGCAAGGGGTATTGCCATTAAATCCAGCACACATTGAAGGAATGGAGCCTACGCTCGCTTTTAATACAGCAATTAGTTTTATGGCTGATACAAACTTACAGCATTATAGCGGTGAAAATGGTTTATCTTATTTATCACAATTAATCGGAATTACATTTTTAATGTTTGCAGCGCCGGCAACGACATTAGCACTTGTAATGGCGTTTATAAGAGGGCTTGCTGGAAAAGAACTCGGTAACTTTTTCGTTGATTTTACGAGAGCACTAACGAGAGTATTTCTTCCTATCGCATTTATTGCAGCACTAGTCTTTGTCACACTCGGTGTACCACAAACATTAGACGGTGCCGTTACAGCACATACGATTGAAGGTGCAAAGCAGAGTATATTACGCGGACCAGTTGCATCATTCGTGTCCATTAAGGAACTTGGAAATAACGGTGGTGGATTTTTCGGAGCCAACTCTACACATCCTTTTGAAAATCCAGGGCAAATGAGTAATATTTTGCAAATGATGCTTATGATGTTATTGCCAACAGCACTTCCATTTACGTACGGACGAATGGTAGGAAATAAAAAACAAGGTCGCATCCTTTTCGTTTCACTATTCATGGTGTTTTTACTAGGGTTTATAACGATTACGACATCTGAACTAAATGGGAATCCCGTATTAAACGAAATGGGTATCCAGCATGTGCAAGGAAGTACAGAAGGGAAAGAAGTACGATTTGGAACAGTATTTTCTTCTCTATACGCAACAGTGACGACAGCTGCTGAAACAGGAGCCGTTAATACGATGCATGATACGTTAACACCAATTGGCGGGTTAGTACCACTCGTAAATATGATGTTAAATACAGTGTATGGCGGAGTTGGGGCAGGTTTTGTGAACATTATTATGTATGCGATTATCGCAGTCTTTATATCTGGATTGATGGTTGGACGGACACCAGAGTTTTTAGGTAAGAAAATTGAAGGTAAGGAAATGAAATTAATTGCGGTAACGATACTATTTCATCCACTGCTTATTTTAGGGTTTTCAGCATTAGCTCTTTCAACAAGTTTAGGAACAGATGCCATTTCTCATTCTGGTTTCCACGGTTTAACGCAAGTTGTATATGAGTATACATCGTCAGCTGCGAATAACGGATCTGGATTTGAAGGATTAGCGGATAATACACCGTTTTGGAATATTACAACTGGTTTAGTTATGTTTTTAGGACGCTATTTCAGTTTAATTACGATGCTAGCTGTTGCAGCTTCATTGAAAGAGAAGACGGTAGTACCAGAAACAGTTGGGACATTCCGTACGGATAATAGTTTATTTGGTGGCATTTTTATCGGAACGATTGTAATTGTCGGTGCGTTAACATTTTTCCCGATGTTAGTACTTGGCCCAATTGCAGAATTTCTTACATTGAAGTAA
- a CDS encoding MarR family transcriptional regulator yields the protein MDHATKQMEILSHIRTLLHKKEEHLKGQNEKFLRETGISGMSLSELHVIECIGKNGLMNVTAITTEMGMTKGAISKICTKLFQKKFVEKMQMLDNQKEIFFRLTESGNEIYKAHDKLHKQAEEKWLLLLDGYTKEEQDFIQRFIKDVSKHLEI from the coding sequence TTGGATCATGCAACGAAACAAATGGAAATACTTTCGCACATTCGTACACTTTTGCATAAAAAAGAAGAACATTTGAAAGGACAAAATGAGAAGTTTCTTCGTGAGACAGGTATAAGTGGTATGTCTTTATCTGAGTTACATGTGATCGAGTGTATCGGGAAAAATGGCTTGATGAATGTAACTGCTATTACAACAGAAATGGGAATGACGAAGGGTGCAATCTCTAAAATTTGTACAAAGTTGTTTCAAAAGAAATTCGTTGAGAAGATGCAAATGTTAGATAATCAAAAAGAAATATTCTTCCGCTTAACGGAAAGCGGAAATGAAATATATAAAGCTCATGATAAATTGCATAAACAAGCTGAAGAAAAGTGGCTGCTACTGTTAGATGGATATACGAAAGAAGAGCAAGATTTTATTCAAAGGTTTATAAAGGATGTCTCCAAACATTTGGAAATATAA
- a CDS encoding MFS transporter, which yields MKKSKLNFILYVVCMSALLGSFAQNIYTPILPMIQASFHTSIYLVNVTVSLFTFVLAIMQLVYGPLVDTKGRKSVLIPSLIISTIGSIGCAFSANVYLFLFFRAVQAIGISAIPVVAATIIGDLFEGKERGEAMSLYQMLLALAPAIGPLIGGYLGSINGHLSVFLFLSMLCILLLIINISLLPETKPTVIKQPKAKKNYWFILKNKTGFSITLIGFIQFCIYFCFLVFLPSILTNSFHLTASEIGLMFVPMSLSIMLGSYCYKFLQKRLTTKQALFITSFFNIICVTLFSFTYSINIPFIIIVTSLYGFSMGLSMPTHTTLLTEEFVQERATAIGMYNFIRYLGMSTGPLVGGFLLFNQNYFWIFFLGAIMFLTIILYAMKMLRFPATQKVK from the coding sequence ATGAAAAAATCCAAATTAAATTTCATTTTGTATGTTGTCTGTATGAGTGCCTTACTCGGTTCCTTCGCTCAAAATATTTACACACCTATCTTGCCGATGATTCAAGCTTCTTTTCACACTTCTATTTATCTTGTAAATGTAACAGTTTCACTTTTCACATTCGTTCTTGCAATTATGCAGCTCGTATATGGGCCTTTAGTTGATACAAAAGGAAGAAAATCTGTCCTTATCCCTAGTTTAATCATTAGCACAATTGGTTCAATCGGATGTGCTTTTTCGGCGAACGTTTATTTATTTCTATTTTTTAGGGCTGTTCAAGCTATAGGAATATCTGCTATCCCTGTAGTTGCAGCAACGATTATCGGTGATTTATTTGAAGGAAAAGAGCGCGGAGAAGCGATGAGCCTGTATCAAATGTTACTTGCTCTTGCACCTGCGATTGGCCCCCTCATTGGTGGTTATCTCGGCAGTATAAATGGCCACTTATCCGTATTTTTATTTTTATCTATGCTTTGCATTCTCTTATTAATTATAAACATTTCACTACTTCCAGAAACAAAACCAACTGTAATTAAGCAACCTAAGGCAAAAAAGAATTACTGGTTTATATTAAAAAATAAAACTGGATTTTCTATTACTCTTATTGGCTTTATTCAATTTTGTATTTACTTTTGCTTTCTCGTTTTTTTACCGAGCATTTTAACAAATTCATTTCACCTAACTGCAAGTGAAATTGGTCTTATGTTTGTACCGATGTCCCTTTCTATTATGTTAGGAAGTTATTGCTATAAATTTTTGCAAAAGCGCCTCACAACAAAGCAAGCCTTATTCATTACTAGTTTCTTCAATATTATATGTGTCACTTTATTCTCTTTCACATATAGCATCAATATCCCATTCATCATTATCGTTACATCTTTGTACGGTTTTAGTATGGGGCTTTCGATGCCAACTCATACTACTTTATTAACGGAAGAATTCGTACAAGAACGCGCAACTGCTATCGGTATGTACAACTTCATCCGCTATCTCGGTATGAGCACAGGGCCACTTGTAGGTGGATTTCTTTTATTTAATCAAAATTACTTTTGGATTTTCTTCCTAGGTGCAATTATGTTTCTAACCATAATCTTATATGCGATGAAAATGCTACGCTTCCCCGCCACACAAAAAGTAAAATAG
- a CDS encoding patatin-like phospholipase family protein, whose amino-acid sequence MLENTGLVLEGGGMRGVYTGGILEYFMEQDLYFPYVIGVSAGACHAASYLSRQRNRNKTVNIDYASHPQYLSYKNLWKKRQLFDMDFIFHEIPEKHVPFDFETYFNSPERFLVGTTDCETGQSVYFEKEGTNDDALNLLQASSSLPFIAPVVHYRGKQLLDGGISDPIPVRKAQSDGFKKSVVILTRNHGYAKKKSKFGWIATKAYKKYPNLVNTMLARYEVYNETLHYIEKEEQAGNLFVIRPEVQLQVDRMEKDTAKLQNLYEQGYEDAKRQFADLQSFLQK is encoded by the coding sequence ATGCTTGAAAATACGGGGTTAGTATTAGAAGGCGGCGGTATGCGTGGTGTATATACGGGCGGGATATTAGAATACTTTATGGAACAAGATTTATACTTTCCATATGTAATCGGTGTATCAGCTGGTGCTTGTCATGCGGCGTCGTATCTTTCCAGACAAAGAAATAGAAATAAAACAGTAAATATTGATTATGCATCACACCCACAATATTTATCGTATAAAAACTTATGGAAAAAACGTCAGCTATTTGATATGGATTTCATTTTTCATGAAATTCCAGAAAAGCATGTACCGTTTGATTTTGAAACATACTTTAATAGCCCAGAGCGTTTCCTTGTAGGGACGACGGATTGTGAAACAGGACAGTCAGTTTATTTTGAAAAGGAGGGAACGAATGATGATGCACTAAATTTATTACAAGCATCTAGTTCATTACCTTTCATTGCACCAGTAGTACATTACCGAGGTAAGCAGTTGTTAGATGGTGGGATTTCTGATCCAATTCCAGTTCGAAAAGCACAATCAGACGGTTTCAAAAAATCAGTCGTTATCTTGACGAGAAACCATGGTTATGCGAAGAAAAAATCAAAATTTGGCTGGATTGCAACGAAAGCTTATAAAAAATATCCGAACCTTGTTAACACGATGTTAGCTCGTTATGAAGTGTATAATGAAACACTTCACTACATTGAAAAAGAAGAGCAAGCAGGGAATTTATTTGTTATTCGTCCAGAAGTACAACTTCAAGTAGATCGTATGGAAAAAGATACGGCAAAACTACAAAATCTATATGAGCAAGGCTATGAAGATGCAAAGAGACAGTTTGCAGATTTACAGTCGTTTTTACAAAAATAA
- the kdpB gene encoding potassium-transporting ATPase subunit KdpB, whose amino-acid sequence MRPVVVKEKRVNESQIHAVEDELRQAKTMDRDIVKHAMKQSIAKLNPKVMIKNPIMFVVEIGFIITFILSFLPSRSSSIPGWFNITVSLILLFTVLFANFAEALAEGRGKAQADSLKQSKKDVFANVVKENGDIVQVSATDLRKGDVVIVKQGEMIPNDGEVIKGLASVDESAITGESAPVIKEAGGDFCSVTGGTMVVSDEITIVITSNPGESFIDKMISLVEGAARQKTPNEIALNTVLTSLTLIFLIVVVTLPIFTNYLGFQIDTAVLVALLVCLIPTTIGGLLSAIGIAGMDRVTKFNVLAMSGKAVEAAGDINTIILDKTGTITFGNRMAHTLLPVGNETIEQVGKWAAISSVLDETPEGRSVIEYVKTKSISYNREIAEQGEFVPFKAETRMSGVDLQDGTKVRKGAVGSVIEWVQSQGGTIPKDVNQKADFISKEGGTPLVVAVDNRVYGLIYLKDTVKPGMRERFEQLRQMGIKTVMCTGDNPLTAATIAKEAGVDEFVAECKPEDKIAVIKAEQDKGKLVAMTGDGTNDAPALAQADVGLAMNSGTTAAKEAANMIDLDSNPTKIIEVVGIGKQLLMTRGALTTFSIANDIAKYFAIIPAMFTLAIPQMEALNIMKLTSPLSAILSALIFNAVIIPLLIPLAMKGIAYKPMSSNVLLGRNLLIYGLGGVIVPFIGIKVIDIIVGLFI is encoded by the coding sequence ATGAGACCGGTAGTAGTAAAAGAAAAAAGAGTAAATGAGTCACAAATACATGCGGTAGAAGATGAGCTTAGACAAGCGAAAACGATGGATCGTGATATCGTGAAACACGCGATGAAGCAATCCATTGCGAAATTGAATCCGAAAGTCATGATAAAGAATCCGATTATGTTCGTTGTGGAAATTGGGTTTATCATTACGTTCATTTTATCTTTTCTTCCAAGTCGTTCTAGTAGTATACCAGGATGGTTTAATATAACAGTTTCTCTCATTCTATTATTTACAGTTTTATTTGCGAATTTTGCAGAAGCATTAGCAGAAGGTCGTGGTAAAGCGCAAGCCGATTCTTTAAAGCAGTCGAAGAAAGATGTGTTTGCAAATGTTGTAAAAGAAAATGGAGACATTGTTCAAGTTTCAGCAACTGATCTTAGAAAAGGTGACGTTGTTATCGTAAAACAAGGAGAAATGATTCCGAATGATGGTGAAGTTATTAAAGGATTAGCGTCTGTAGATGAATCTGCAATTACAGGAGAATCTGCTCCTGTAATAAAAGAAGCGGGTGGTGATTTTTGTTCCGTAACAGGCGGAACGATGGTCGTCAGTGATGAAATTACGATTGTCATTACGAGTAACCCTGGTGAATCCTTTATTGATAAAATGATTTCGCTAGTAGAAGGGGCTGCTCGTCAAAAAACGCCGAATGAGATTGCTTTAAATACAGTATTAACGAGCTTAACTCTTATTTTCTTAATCGTTGTTGTGACGTTACCGATTTTTACAAATTATTTAGGATTTCAAATTGATACAGCTGTACTTGTTGCGTTGTTAGTTTGTTTAATTCCGACGACAATTGGCGGATTATTATCAGCGATTGGTATTGCTGGAATGGACCGCGTGACAAAGTTTAACGTGTTAGCAATGTCAGGGAAAGCAGTAGAAGCTGCGGGTGATATTAATACAATTATTTTAGATAAAACAGGTACGATTACTTTCGGGAACCGAATGGCACATACACTGCTTCCTGTAGGAAATGAGACGATTGAGCAAGTAGGGAAATGGGCTGCGATTAGTTCAGTTTTAGATGAAACACCAGAAGGTCGATCAGTTATAGAATATGTAAAAACGAAATCTATATCATATAATCGAGAAATTGCAGAACAAGGTGAGTTTGTTCCATTTAAAGCAGAAACGAGAATGAGTGGTGTTGATTTACAGGACGGAACGAAAGTGAGAAAAGGTGCTGTAGGTAGCGTGATTGAATGGGTTCAATCACAGGGTGGAACGATTCCGAAAGATGTAAATCAAAAAGCAGATTTCATTTCAAAAGAGGGAGGGACACCCCTTGTCGTTGCAGTGGATAATCGTGTTTACGGTTTAATTTATTTAAAGGATACAGTAAAACCAGGTATGCGTGAGCGTTTTGAACAATTGCGCCAAATGGGGATTAAAACGGTTATGTGTACTGGTGATAACCCATTAACAGCAGCAACGATTGCAAAAGAAGCAGGGGTAGATGAATTCGTTGCTGAGTGTAAACCAGAAGATAAAATTGCGGTTATTAAAGCAGAGCAAGATAAAGGGAAACTTGTAGCGATGACAGGTGATGGTACAAATGATGCTCCGGCATTAGCGCAGGCTGATGTTGGATTAGCAATGAATAGTGGTACGACAGCTGCGAAAGAAGCAGCAAATATGATTGATTTAGATTCGAACCCGACAAAAATTATTGAGGTTGTAGGAATCGGTAAGCAATTGTTAATGACGCGTGGTGCGTTAACGACGTTTAGTATTGCAAATGATATTGCAAAATATTTTGCAATCATTCCAGCAATGTTTACACTTGCGATTCCGCAAATGGAAGCATTAAACATTATGAAATTAACATCACCACTGTCAGCGATTTTATCAGCATTAATATTTAACGCTGTTATTATTCCGTTACTTATTCCATTGGCGATGAAAGGTATCGCATATAAACCGATGAGTTCGAATGTACTACTTGGCCGAAACCTACTTATTTATGGGCTAGGTGGAGTGATTGTACCGTTCATTGGAATTAAAGTAATTGATATAATTGTCGGCTTGTTTATATAA
- a CDS encoding SDR family oxidoreductase, translated as MPQQKNFVTMPAQHQNKQPGIESLMNPRPQFEDPNYKGSEKLKGKNVLITGGDSGIGRAVSIAFAKEGANIAIAYLDEDEDANETKRRVEQEGVKCVLLPGDLSDEQHCKDIVEETVRQLGSLHVLVNNVAQQYPQQGLEYITAEQLEKTFRINIFSYFHVTKAALSHLKQGDVIINTASIVAYEGNETLIDYSATKGAIVAFTRSLSQSLVQKGIRVNGVAPGPIWTPLIPSSFDEKKVSQFGSNVPMQRPGQPYELAPAYVYLASGDSSYVTGQMIHVNGGVIVNG; from the coding sequence ATGCCACAGCAAAAAAACTTTGTAACAATGCCTGCGCAACATCAAAATAAACAGCCTGGTATTGAATCATTAATGAATCCACGTCCCCAGTTTGAAGATCCGAATTATAAAGGTAGCGAAAAGTTAAAAGGAAAGAATGTATTAATTACAGGAGGAGATAGTGGGATTGGACGAGCTGTTTCCATCGCTTTTGCGAAAGAGGGGGCAAATATTGCGATTGCGTATTTAGATGAGGATGAAGATGCAAATGAGACGAAGCGACGTGTAGAACAAGAAGGTGTAAAGTGTGTGTTGTTACCGGGTGATTTAAGCGATGAACAGCATTGTAAAGATATTGTAGAAGAGACCGTTCGGCAGCTAGGTAGTTTACATGTTTTGGTAAATAATGTCGCGCAGCAATATCCGCAGCAAGGATTAGAGTATATTACAGCAGAACAGCTAGAAAAGACTTTTCGTATTAATATTTTTTCTTATTTTCACGTTACGAAAGCAGCACTTTCTCATTTAAAGCAAGGGGATGTCATTATAAATACGGCGTCTATCGTTGCGTATGAAGGAAATGAAACTTTAATTGATTATTCCGCAACGAAAGGAGCAATCGTAGCTTTTACAAGATCACTTTCTCAATCGTTAGTGCAAAAAGGGATTCGTGTAAATGGTGTAGCGCCGGGACCAATTTGGACACCACTTATCCCATCGAGTTTTGATGAGAAGAAAGTCTCTCAGTTTGGGAGTAATGTTCCAATGCAAAGACCTGGTCAACCATATGAACTAGCGCCAGCATATGTATACTTAGCGTCTGGTGATTCATCCTATGTTACCGGGCAAATGATACATGTAAATGGGGGTGTTATCGTAAATGGATAG